The following proteins are encoded in a genomic region of Ictalurus punctatus breed USDA103 chromosome 15, Coco_2.0, whole genome shotgun sequence:
- the cntrob gene encoding centrobin isoform X4, whose product MDRAADNVLSGMESLPSSPPTPPAVSLSSCLSLPVSCSSSPLSSSRQVTARLYSSLQHSREQEVKGHQADTHRSLTARQVSFKVTSPLVTMTTSAPSLRSDRLNESQEVAFGLDACSSSELRISGMEEAESEPEPIAEEMDLNLQSNTKFSSGRRHIEEMENVRSHLQTILRARATDTHELLPCALQHLQDNESDSTSDLLSGVEDLFPRYSRVRADFDSAPFHSVSELQVIRESLERERARRKHWEQQLLAVQSKALGLQQQLALAVSADRKKDIMIEQLDKTLEKVVEGWRRHEREKSEGVRRLQEEKEAAESTQQKQREVLACLEKSLSEAAETLDKEQKRNEELQNTNKQLECEMAELRVCVGELEQEVERVRAEVEEEKAEVERLQTHNLDLQQQLEQHNLQSKHIHTHLQQELTLLTQQLETERERVNEEVQLHEEAQSRLQQLQQDLEETKRERDTARVDRALDQARFEAQRSQWEVELRLSVEQQVTERLATIQEENANATAKLREQHRKQLLDLSARHERELSVQSDEFGVQLKERDDRQHQLTLHFNKKMAELQDELVSMETSKRRLETQREELVSRLQGMMRSHWAEALRLLTNQEQIEGVLTPLSLWDKPHSSPRTQDTSICSTAHTLSTAAPQAVVLQLCRERGTRGQGDSGGDRGRVESDFSLLNHSHTFSPLEPVLDDTHLTAVGGGDGDLWDRPVGGERQTVDRGTDGGKEQRERGETTHFHTQNLYCHLNQTRVQSDHRVNTQPIPTPNLNPFPNPTLNSNLRLNRAHASTDVRVNQSSDKGVGRFDVSKQMYSSTGTKAPPTEEQTLSVNVKAPPPATNVSSSCDERQNELQYYIAKLLERSPGEPLEEHQVDQSKNKAETLTTNSGVSSEIEPKLEQLAKLLHLTLPPTHTTQQLQQLLHSYIRSGEMCADTVRANLDRRLAQHDSKEVRQKEESLLQQRQSVARSMQNTTTRGRRTGPQGQRSGSKVNAWR is encoded by the exons ATGGATAGAGCAGCAGATAATGTGCTGAGCGGTATGGAGTCGTTACCCTCCTCCCCCCCAACTCctcctgctgtctctctctcctcctgtctgtctctccctgtttcctgctcctcctctcctctctcatcctctcgtCAGGTCACCGCTCGTCTCTACTCCTCCCTCCAGCACAGTAGAGAGCaggaggtcaaaggtcaccagGCCGACACCCATCGTTCTCTCACAGCCAG ACAGGTATCCTTTAAGGTGACTTCTCCTTTGGTTACCATGACAACATCTGCACCCTCTCTGCGCTCTGATAGGCTGAATGAGTCACAGGAAGTGGCATTTGGTCTTGACGCATGCTCCTCCAGTGAACTCAGGATCTCTGGGATGGAGGAGGCGGAGTCAGAGCCAGAGCCAATAGCTGAAGAGATGGACCTGAACCTACAGAGCAACACTAAATTCTCG agtGGCCGGCGGCATATTGAGGAGATGGAGAACGTGAGGAGTCACTTACAGACAATTCTGAGAGCCAGAGCTACTGACACACACG aactcctcCCCTGTGCGTTACAGCATCTTCAGGACAACGAGAGTGACTCCACCTCAGACCTGCTcag tggtgTAGAGGATTTGTTCCCGCGGTATTCCCGTGTCCGTGCTGATTTTGACTCCGCCCCTTTTCACTCTGTCTCTGAGCTGCAGGTGATCAGAGAGAGtctggagagagaaagagcaagacgcaaa cACTGGGAGCAGCAGCTCTTGGCAGTACAGAGTAAAGCGTTAGGGCTGCAGCAGCAGTTAGCACTCGCCGTGTCCGCAGATCGTAAGAAGGACATCATGATCGAGCAACTAGATAAG acgtTGGAGAAGGTGGTGGAGGGGTGGCGTCGGCACGAGCGAGagaagagtgagggagtgagacggctgcaggaggagaaggaggcaGCGGAGAGCACACAGCAAAAACAAAGAgag gttcTGGCTTGCCTTGAGAAGAGTCTGTCAGAGGCAGCAGAGACGTTGGACAAAGAACAAAAACGCAACGAAGAGCTACAGAACACCAACAAACAGCtg gagtgtgagATGGCAGAGCTACGTGTCTGTGTAGGTGAGCTGGAGCAGGAGGTGGAGCGTGTACGTGctgaggtggaggaggagaaggctGAGGTGGAGAGACTTCAAACACACAACCTGGATCTACAGCAACAACTGGAACAACACAAcctccagtccaaacacatacacacacacctgcagcaggAGCTGACACTGCTCACACAACAGCTGGAGACAGAGCGG gagcgaGTGAATGAGGAGGTGCAGCTGCATGAGGAGGCCCAGTCCAGACTTCAGCAGCTGCAGCAGGACCTGGAGGagactaagagagagagagacactgccAGAGTAGACCGAGCACTGGAccag GCTCGGTTCGAGGCTCAGCGCTCGCAGTGGGAGGTGGAGCTCCGACTCTCTGTGGAGCAGCAGGTCACAGAACGACTGGCAACCATACAGGAGGAGAACGCTAACGCTACAGCTAAACTTCGGGAACAGCACAG gaaGCAGCTGCTGGACCTGAGTGCTCGTCATGAGCGAGAGCTCTCTGTCCAGTCGGATGAGTTTGGAGTGCAGCTGAAGGAGAGAGACGACCGACAGCACCAGCTCACACTCCACTTCAACAAGAA gatGGCAGAACTACAGGACGAGCTGGTTTCCATGGAGACCAGTAAGAGGAGGCTGGAGACGCAGAGGGAGGAGCTTGTGTCTCGCCTGCAGGGAATGATGCGCTCCCATTGGGCAGAGGCTCTCAGactgctgaccaatcaggagcAG attgaAGGGGTGTTGACTCCCTTGTCTCTGTGGGACAAACCACACTCATCCCCCCGAACTCAGGACACCAGCATCTGcagcacagcacacacactctctacag ctgCTCCTCAGGCCGTGGTGTTGCAGCTGTGTAGAGAGCGAGGGACGAGGGGACAGGGGGACAGTGGAGGGGACAGGGGACGAGTGGAATCTGACTTCAGCCTGTTAAACCACAGTCACACCTTCAGTCCACTGGAGCCAGTGCTGGATGACACACACCTTACAG ctgttggtggtggtgatggtgatctGTGGGACAGGCCTGtgggaggagagagacagacagtggaCAGAGGAACTGATGGAGggaaagaacagagagagagaggagagacgaCTCACTTCCACACTCAGAATCTGTACTGCCACCTGAATCAGACCAGGGTTCAGTCTGATCACCGAGTCAACACACAACCCATTCCCACTCCCAATCTGAATCCCTTTCCCAATCCCACTCTGAATTCTAATCTCAGACTGAATCGAGCACACGCCTCCACTGATGTACGGGTCAATCAGAGCTCAGATAAGGGGGTGGGCCGATTTGATGTATCCAAGCAAATGTACAGTAGTACAGGGACAAAAGCTCCACCCACAGAAGAACAGACCCTGTCAGTCAATGTGAAAGCTCCTCCCCCTGCAACAAATGTGTCATCTTCATGTGATGAGAGACAAAATGAACTGCAGTACTACATAGCAAAG TTGTTGGAGCGTTCTCCAGGTGAACCTCTGGAGGAGCATCAGGTGGATCAGAGCAAGAATAAAGCAGAAACTCTGACTACtaactcag GTGTGAGCTCTGAGATAGAGCCGAAGCTGGAGCAGCTAGCTAAACTCCTGCACCTGACACTGCCCCCTACACACACCACGCAGCAACTGCAGCAGCTCCTCCACAGCTATAttag gtCAGGGGAGATGTGTGCTGACACAGTCCGAGCTAATCTAGACCGCAGACTAGCCCAGCACGACAGCAAGGAGGTGAGACAAAAGGAGGAGAGTCTCCTGCAG cagcGTCAGTCCGTGGCTCGCTCCATGCAGAACACAACCACACGAGGGCGCCGGACTGGACCccaaggtcaaaggtcaggatCGAAAGTCAACGCTTGGAGATGA